GGCTTTGGGAGCACTCCACCACTATGGGCATCTGGAGGGTCCTCACCAGGCTCGGGCTGCCAAACTCCACAGTGAGCTCCGTGCCAATGTGGTAGGCAATGTATGGCGCCAGTACCAGACTACAGGCTTTCTTTGGGAGCAGTACAGTGACCGCGATGGGCGAGGCATGGGCTGCCGCCCTTTCCACGGCTGGACCAGCCTTGTCTTACTGGCCATGGCTGAAGACTactgaagggagggagaggaggggagccaGGCTACTCATGCCACTCTGGCTCTGGAGGGACAAAGGCTTCTGGCTTCTGCCCCCAGCCCCTCGGATACCAGTAATTCAAACCTTCCTTATTTCATCTCAGGTGTCTCCTTACTGTCATCCCACATAGCCCTGGGGTGAATGTGAATCCAGAgtctatttttctaaataaattggaaaaaacaTTTTGAACTCTATTGCTTTTGCCAGATTTGCCTCACCAAGAGGCCTTAGGTCAGTCCAGGCCTCAGGACTGTCTGCTGTCCTCAGGGAAGGTGGGGTCAAGTGGCCATAACCTGTCCCCTTCAAACCCAGTCAGGTCAAGTGCAATGCAGTGAGTTGAGCTTTAGTCTACCCAAATCCACAAGTAGCTGGTTCACATCTCTTTAATGAGATCAAAGGCTCCTGTGTATGTCTTGCGGGGGTAAAGCTAGCACAGTCCCCCAATACTGCCCCTCTCCTCAGGGCTCCAGCCATTTCAGGCAGATTCTAGGTAGGCAGGGAGGGGCCAAAAGGAACGCAAGGAGTTGGGACTAGGGCTGTTTCTGGTGGGTAAGTAACCCATCCACCCTCTCAAAACTACTTATGGGATGTCCCCCTCACTGGAAGACAGCCCCATGGGAGAGACCTGCGGTACAGAATCTGGGGGCAGTGCACAAGGGGAGTAGTCCTCCAGATCTGGCAGGGTGGCACTAACCCTCACTTGCTTGACTGGCTCACCCTCACCGGAGGCAGGACAAGGGCAGAGCTCAATACCGGAGTCGCCAGTTAAACGGCGATAGCGGCAGGAGGGGGGTGTGGGGGCAGGGCTCACCCCTGCCCCAGGCTCACCCTCCTGATGAGGGGGGGCACTCTGGAGGGAGGAAACACCTTCCACATTTGTTCCTTCAAAGTGGGCAGGGCAGCTGGATGAGGAGGAACAGCAGGTTTGTTCACTAGAAGCAGTCAAGGGGCGGCCTGGGGCCACAGTATAAGGGGGAGGTGGTGTGCCTGGGCGGTGAACCACATCCTCATAGGCTGGGGGCTTGAAGGTGCTGAGGAGGCCTGCAGGGGAGAAAATTGGCATGATTGGTTGAAGACAACCAGGTATAGGGTGCTAGTTTTTATATTAgggaaaaatactttgaaatgtgTGGAAAAGGGAATGTGAGATGATTTGGGATCCTGGTTTGGGGAGGGCCACTGGTAGCTGACCCAGGGCATCAAGTCACTCACGAAGGTCAAGCAGTGAACCGGTAGGGAAAGGACCAGCCCCATGGCATGCCCCATGATAGGCCAACAAGTTGATTTCACGCTGCCGCTGCTGTTGTTGCAGCCGGAGTTTAGCTCGTCGGTGGCGGAAGGCGCAACAGCAGCTAAAGAGGATGAGGACAGTCCAGAGCAGCCAGAACCCTGCAAGAGGCAAGGAGGGAGCAACTCAGGCATCTTTCATGCAGAGAAGGGGCCCTGAAGGCCGAAATTCTAAGGTCCGAGGGAGGGTGGACACAGGGACCTGGAAATAGCCCTCTTGGAGACTTACACCAGAGCTCATAGTAGTAGGTGCAGCAGCCAGTCTCCCCGCAGCAGTGACCACTCTCACAGAGGTAGGGCTGGTTGTTCACTCCTGGACACAGCTCCCGAAGCTGGGGGCAAGGAGGCACTTAGAACTAAGGGGGATTCCAGCCCAGGGCACTGtccacccccacctcctgcatgcacatacacaatcCCACCCTGTGAACCAAGTTCAGCTTGGAGAGATGGGGGAAGTGAAGGATGCTGAGAGGAGTGTTGAAATATCTGAAGGGCTGTCAACGTGGAAGAGGATTTGGAATAGCAAGAATCAGTCTAGAGAACAAGACAAAAGTGTGGACATACAAAGAGGGAGATTTCAGCTCTGCATATATGAGACTTCCTTCACACTCAAGCCTCACCCTCCCCAACACCCCTACCCCCATCCCCTCGGTGCTTTCTGTTAAGGGAGTGTTTTGGCAGAAGCCAGAAGACAGTCTGAGATAATCTCAGTCTCAGACAATGGGTAGCGGAAGGTCATTTCCAAAGCAAGTTGCTTTCATTATTCTGCACGGTTcactaccccccacccccaactggaTCTTTCCACCCCTGGGCCTCAGGCTCCCTAGGATAGAGGAGGGGCAGTGTGAGACCCAGAGCAGTGCTCCCAACCAGATGGGATTGCTGTGGATGATAAAGGATGGCATCCAGGGCGCGAGTCTGGGTTCCAGCTCTTCTCCAAATTGCTCCCTCAAGAGAAGACGCTGCCGGACTCTGTTGTGACAATAGGCACATAGAAAAAGATCACAAATAACTGTTGCAAGACAGAGGGAGCCTCCCTGGGACCTCACTATGCCTCTGGTCACTGGAGAGCCACCGCAAGCTTCCACTGCAGCCATGGGATGGGGTCTATGAGGCTACAGGCAAAGTCAGCTGCATCTACGTTACAAAGTTTAGACAAAGAGTGGAAGGGACATGTTTAGGAACTTCACAGTACCTTTGGCTCCGTGagttcctcccccacccccaaaaggaAGGGataaggaaaggggaaagagacAAATGGCTGTCGTGATAGGTTTTGGAGCTGTTGGGATACCTGCTGTTGCGGCGCCCGAAGTGCCCCCCAGGCCTCCTCGCTGCCGTTCCCGCTGCTGGCCCGAGCCATACCTCCACCTACAGCCCCCTGAGGACCACAGCCTCCTCTACTGCCAGCCGCCCCGCCCCTGCCACCTCTGCTGCCACCGCCATGGTCCCTGCCCGGCCCATCTTCGCTGAGGCAACCATCACTCCGCGGCCGGAGCTTCCATCCGGGGAGAACTCCACCAACTAGGACTCAGATTGCTCTGCCCTACCAATCATCATCGTCCCTTGACGGACGGGCCAATAGGAACAGATCAGAGGTTTCTCCCTGTGACCAATCCACAGCAGCGCCTCCGCCGCTCTCCCAGACAACAAGAGCTTGTACAGACAAAGAGTAGGTGAAGGTTCGACCCACGGCCCTGACTGACAGCAGCAATAGCCAATACAGACAACAGAACAGGCTCTGGCATATCAACCAACGAACAGCCGCCCCGAAAAGCAAGATTGCCGCTGATTGGCTTGCGGTATGTTTTCGGAATGACGCCAAATGCCGAAGCATGCCAGGTAATCCCGACTGGAAGAGGCGGGGTCCCAAAAGTCGGTCCGATTCTGGGCGCAAACCAGCCTGGTTTCTTGCGGTGGTTTCCAAGCCCCGGGCATCGACGCAGGCTCCGACAGGGGCGAAATACGTGTATACCGGAGACTGGTCTGCCCACAACATCCCACTCCCCCAGTTCTGTACAAGCCGAAGCACCGGATGTAATTTAATAGGGTGGGGAAGACACTCAAGAGCGGGCATGGGACACGGCGCAGTCTGGGTTAAGGGCCTTACGTAGCCAAAAGGGGGGATCCAGGGCCCTCGGGTCCCCCCAGCCGCATCTGCAGGTTGATGCGGTAGCACTGAAGACTGCAGAGTGCCTGGCCCGTGCGGGAGCAAGCGTAGCGTCGCGGATGGGGACAGCCGGGGACAGAGCAGCGCGGAGGAGGGCCTGAGGGGGATGGCCGCTGAGATACCGCCGTGGGGGCCGGGACGCCAGGTGGGAAGGAAAGGGTGGAACCCTGTGCTCCGCTGCAGTAGCGCACCATGGGGGCTGAAGCCGCAGCCCGCCCTCCCCGCCGCTCGCCCCGTGCGGCCCCCCGGCCTCCCCGCCCGCTGGTCGCCGCAGTCTTGGTGAGGCGCTCGATAGTCTGGTTCTTGTGCTCCTCTGCCCGCCGCGCCGCCTGGAGCCGCCGCTTCCGCGCCCGCTCCTCGCGCTTCAGCAGCATCTCCTCTGTGAGGGCGGGAGGTGGACAGCCCTCAGCCACAGGAAGCGGCAGCATCGCGGAAGGTTGACTCCGCGCCTTCTGGAGCAGAGCTCGCTAGGGAGAGACAGAGACGGGGTGCTGTCTGAAAATGGAGGAAGATGGAGAGGCGAGGTCGGCCAGATCGGGGGAGGGTAAAGAAGGGACATGGAAGTCAGGGTCTTGAGCAGCGCAGGCCTTCGGAGGCGGGATATTAATTAATGAGCACCCTCTCCAGGACACCTTCCATAGGTTCCTCTTCATAAATACTGCCTCCTCCCAGATCTCCTGACATTTAGCTTTAGGTCCTTAACTCTCAAGGGGAGAAGCATCAGCAATGTTACCTGCCTGACCTGTGCACCAAAACTGTACCAGCTTTCCCAGAGgtctgttgttatttttaatcttAACAGAATCAGGTGGATAACTGTTCAAGCCAAAATCCCAGGCTTAGCCTTGATATAttttctctccattcccctccccacaAGTATCTACTTCCAAAAAATAGCCATAATTCATCTGATTTTCTCCATCTCCACCACTTTCGTCTTGGTTAAAGCAACCACTGCCTCTCAGCTGATTACTTCAAGAGCTTCCTAGTTGGTCTCCATACTTCTATCTCTTGTCTCCACGGAGATTCATTCTCTACAAAGATGCCAAAGTAATCTATTGAAATGTAAACCAAGTATGTCATTTCTCTGCGTACAGCCCTTCAGTGGCTTGTccactttttcttctcctttactCTGCTAGACATGTTCCAGTCTCAAGGTCTGTGTGCCTGCTGGTCTCTGCTCAAAATGTTATCTCTTCAGAGAAAACTTCTCTAACTACCCTAATGTCTCTCttccataatttttatttgtttgtttatgccactttctatttcatcacCCTGTTCTTTTTGTCATAAACCATATagctttttgaaattatttacttacttatttacttcccagccccccaacacacacactagAATACTAGCTCCAGGAGAACAGAAACTTTGTCTTTTCTCCACTATCGATATCCCCACTGCCACGCAAAGTGCTTGGGTCGTGGAGAGTTCTCAATACTGTATACATTTGGTGAGTGAATAAACAATGAACCAACATACCTGTCGAGCAGTAAGCAGCCGCTCATTGATCTCCTTCTTGAGGTCTCCATTGTCATCCAGCTCCCCCTTCTCCAGGGCATCCAGCCACCTctgttcctcctcttcctcctgaccCCCTAACCCTCCTGATAGGTCCCgaagtggagagggagagagattacTGTCTTCATCTGGGAaggaagatggagaaagaaaaacagaattgttCAGATGGGGCACCCTAATTTGGCTGAGTTAATACTGGGACATGGAAAATCCTAACCCATTTCAGAACCAACCTTCTTTCTTTAGGCGGGTATAATAAGAAACCCAGTTTCCCCACCTCCAGATCCTTCTCACCCAGCCAGGCACGGTACTGCTCAAGGGGGACTCCTTCCATAGGTTCCTCTTCATTATCCACAACCATAAGGGGAGAGGGTGAGCGAGGCCCCTCTGGGATCACAGTGAAGGTAGGAACACTGCAGAGAAGCAACACTACTCTTTAAAATGAGCAAGCGTCTCCTCCTCCTACTCAGTAGCTACACCCAACTTTCCCCACCCTCTTAGACTCTTGCTGCCTAAACCTGGACCCTGAAGTCACAGTGTCCATTCGGTCTTCTAGAAAGCCCAGTCGGCTTCTAACTACTATCTCTGCTCCTAAAGTTCCCCTTATAAAACTTTGACCCTCTTGGCCTCACCTCTTGGTCCCCAAGACTTGTCCCCCAAGCTTGATTTTGAGTTTGAGCTGGGGCTTGGCAGGGGACGGCTGCGTGGGCCCGGCGTCTTCTTCCTGATGGTGTTTCTTCTTGTGTTTCTTCTTGTGCTTCTTGTGTTTTTTCTTGTGCACTCCATGGCCATGGGCACCCGCCAGGCCCAACTCCAGGGCTTCTCCTGTGGAAGGAAAGCCTGTCAACAGTGTTCGGCCGGAGGGTGGCAGGGGAAGCCCTGAATAACCTAAGCCCCTACTGGATCCCAACCTTCCGGCAGTACTCGCTGTTACCATAACAACAGCACCGCCTTTCTCCTTCCCACCTGTGGCCGAAGTACCCTGGACTCTCCGAGGAGCAAGAACGGGACTTCTTTTCTAACACGGCCTAAATTGCTTGATCTATCCGCGCTTACCCGGCTCAGGGGCCTCCATAGCCCCAGAGGTGCTCCCACGCCGCCACAGCTTACTCATGAGGTCCTGCAAGGAAAGGGGACTAGAAATGGTTGGGACACACGCAGACACGCCTTTTCCGCCCCGCGGAAAAACTGGAGccagcaaaataaccagttactTCCGGTTCATGGCAACCATCCTTGTGCGGGGCACGCTTCGCGTCCAAAACCGTCCCTGAGAAACAAGGATCCTTCCAACGAACGTTCCCGCCCTTCTGAGGTCGGGACAGCCCAAATGGGCAGGGCTTTCCTCTGGCTCCGCCTGCCCACGCTAGCTTTCAGAACTCAGCGCGGGTGAGTCAATTATTGAACTCAAGTTTGGTGAATGTATACACTAGACCAAGTGCGGGAAGCTAGTCTAAGAGGATGCAAAGATGAATATGAACACCGCCCCTGTCCTTGAGGAACTCACAGTTGGGTGGAggaatatataaactatattgaTGACAAAATGGCCGAAATGCTTGAACAGCACGAGTGCCCTAAGAGCAGATGCTCTTAggtatttaaacttaaattttcaTAAGTagggaaatgaataaatgaattacgGTGCAGCTGTACAATGTGGAACACCATATTGCTAAGAAAAGTTGAGTTATAAGTAATTAATGAGATTGACACAGAATTTAAACAATCTAAGTGTCCTAATGAACTTGGTATGTCCATACAGTGAGATGTTAAGCAGCTTGGAAAAGAAATGAGGCGCTATCTAGGAAATTGGTAAGAAGGCTATCTAGGAAATTGGTAAGAAGGCTATCTAGGAAATTGGTAAGAGTCATTTGCTGATGAGCAGCTGGAGAACAAGGGTGGATGGCGACCTATTTTTTTATGATTATACCCTCTTTtaccttttgaattttgtataaaaCGTGTATATtttacctcattttaaaaaagacataaaaacaggTAGGTTTGTATGTGCTGATACatgaaataagaaaagtaaatttcccatcctggctaatacggtgaaaccccgtctccactaaaaatacaaaaaaaaaaaaaaaaaaaaaaaaaaagccagcgtgatggcacgcgcctgtagtcccagctactcgggaggctgaggcaggagaatcgcttgaacctaggaggtggaggtcgcagtgagccgagatcgcgccactgcactccagcctggtcgacagagtgagactccgtctcaaaaaaaagaaaaaaaaaaagaaaagtaaatttcaagattatgtgatctgatttttaaaagcataatatactagcaaatacatagaaaaaattgAGGAATGTATACCTGTTAATGTTGGTTAACTGTAGAAGTTGGGGTTGAGGAACTTTCACTGTTTAGGTATGTAATTTCTTACAGCCAATATATATCAcctttataattagaaaataacacctatatacatatatctaaatatatatgagTGTCTGAGCAAGGTAACAgcagtgaaaaaagaaagaactcatTCCTTTTGTCTCTTACATTTCAGTGATAAAATTATCAAGAATCAATGAGCAATTATATTGGGGAATCCAGGATGAAGTCATGTAGTATGTGATTATGAAAAGGGATTTTGGAGTCAGACAAGCCTATTATCAAATCCCAGTTTCACCATTTATTAGCTATGCAACCTTGGGCCTAAAATTATTTAAGCTCTCTGAATCTGTGAATCCAACTCTATAAGACGGAATACAGTAGGATCCACCGCTATGAGGGCTCTTTCAAGGAATAAAGGAAATCAAGAACTCATGATACTTAGGGTGGCAGCAGGCacaggcacatagtagatgcttcagtaagcaaataataataactgaTTCATAGGTTTCTAGCCTAAGTATTTAGCGGGAAGGTGGTATTTTCAGTAAGGAAGATAACATAGGAAGAGAAGCAAGTTAAGAAGGGAATTATTTAGTTTTGCCCAAGGCGACTTTGAAGTGCCTGTGGGAGTGCCTGGGTAGAGGTGGAATAGCTGAGAGGAGAAGCCAAGGATGAAAGTGTGAGTGGGGATATCATCAGCATAATACTGGAGGTCCCCAAGTGATGGGAGTAGAGGAGATACCCAGAAAGAGTAAGTAGATAAGAGGAAAAGAACCAGGAACAGAACCAAGTGAGCACCTGTCCTGCACAGCCAGGCAGAGGGGCCAGACAGGGTTGAGAAGGTCAGGAGAGGCAGAAAGTATCAAGGGACTAAGGCTGTGATCAGCTGGGTACAGTCCTTCAGAGGGTAGGCTGAGCTCCAAGAAGAGGATGGATTTTATCACAGTGTGAAGGCAATACTCTTTTATCACCAGGAGTTACAGTGAGGGATCACTTGCAATTCATATTTGTAGAATACGTTAGAGTTTATAACCTGCCTATATATTCCTTCTCTCCCTTGGCCCCCACAGCATCTCCATAAGGGAGATACCATTGTTTCCatcttataaatgaggaaactgaggctcagaaaaagaaatgtttttgccAAAGTCACAAAGTTagggagtggcagagccagactcaAACAGAGGCTTCCTGACACCTGGCCCAGTGGTGTTTCCTCTGTATCATGATGCCCAGCAGGGAGGAAGTGGCAACAGTAAGGGACAACTGGcttcattattttgtttgtttttagttttgctttgtttagAGTGAGAGAGATTTGAGCATGTTTGTAGGCTGAGAGGCACTCTTCTTTCTGAAAGACTTCTTAGTcgtattttaaaaacttattttgaaataacttcaaaCAGAAAAATTGCAAGATGAATACAAAGAACTCTCTCtaataaagtttttgttttgttttgttttgtttttgagacagggtctagctctatctcccaggctggaatgcagtggcgcaaacatggctcactgcagcctcaaactcccaggcttgagcgatcctcctacctcagcctcccaagtagctgggactacaggtacacaccaccatgctcagctaattctatttttttttttttttttttgtagagacaaggtttggccatgttgcccaggctggtctcaaactcctgagctcaagcgatcctcctgcctcagcctcccaaagtgctgggattacaggtgtgagtcacagtgCCGGGCCAAAACTTTCTTATCTCCTTAAACATTCCATGTGTTTCGGGTTAACATGGAATGCCCAACAtggttggggggtggggcagattctgaaattttttttttcttttttttttttttgagacagagtctcgctctgtcgcccagactggaatgctgtggcgcgatctcggctcactgcaagctctgcctcgcaggttcacgccattctcttgcctcagccccccgagtagctgggactacaggcgcccgctaccatgcctggctaattttttgtatttttagtagagacggggtttcactgtgttagccgggatggtcttgatctcctgaccttgtgatatgcccgtctcagcctcccaaagtgctgggattacaggcgtgagccactgcgcctggccagattctGAAATTGTTAACATTTATCTGTGTTTATGCCCATTATCATTGTCAATGAAAGGagtcaaactctaaaatatttgaagagatttattcagagccaaatatgagtgaccaatggcctgtgacacacccctcaagagatcctgagaacatgtgcccaaagtggtcTGACTAcaacttgattttatacattttagggagacataagacatcaatcaatacatgtaagatgtacgttggtttggtctggaaaggcaggacaactggaagATGGGGGCTTCCAGGTATTGTGTAGATGCAAaggttttctgattggcaattggttgaaagagttaaattattggctggctgtggtggctcacgcctctaatcccagcactttgggagtccaaggcgggtggatcacctgaggccagaagtttgagaccagcctggccaacatggt
This genomic window from Pongo pygmaeus isolate AG05252 chromosome 12, NHGRI_mPonPyg2-v2.0_pri, whole genome shotgun sequence contains:
- the WBP1 gene encoding WW domain-binding protein 1 isoform X4, which gives rise to MVASAKMGRAGTMAVAAELRELCPGVNNQPYLCESGHCCGETGCCTYYYELWWFWLLWTVLILFSCCCAFRHRRAKLRLQQQQRQREINLLAYHGACHGAGPFPTGSLLDLRLLSTFKPPAYEDVVHRPGTPPPPYTVAPGRPLTASSEQTCCSSSSSCPAHFEGTNVEGVSSLQSAPPHQEGEPGAGVSPAPTPPSCRYRRLTGDSGIELCPCPASGEGEPVKQVRVSATLPDLEDYSPCALPPDSVPQVSPMGLSSSEGDIP
- the WBP1 gene encoding WW domain-binding protein 1 isoform X2, which produces MVASAKMGRAGTMAVAAESPAASSLEGAIWRRAGTQTRALDAILYHPQQSHLLRELCPGVNNQPYLCESGHCCGETGCCTYYYELWWFWLLWTVLILFSCCCAFRHRRAKLRLQQQQRQREINLLAYHGACHGAGPFPTGSLLDLRLLSTFKPPAYEDVVHRPGTPPPPYTVAPGRPLTASSEQTCCSSSSSCPAHFEGTNVEGVSSLQSAPPHQEGEPGAGVSPAPTPPSCRYRRLTGDSGIELCPCPASGEGEPVKQVRVSATLPDLEDYSPCALPPDSVPQVSPMGLSSSEGDIP
- the WBP1 gene encoding WW domain-binding protein 1 isoform X1, which gives rise to MARASSGNGSEEAWGALRAPQQQSPAASSLEGAIWRRAGTQTRALDAILYHPQQSHLLRELCPGVNNQPYLCESGHCCGETGCCTYYYELWWFWLLWTVLILFSCCCAFRHRRAKLRLQQQQRQREINLLAYHGACHGAGPFPTGSLLDLRLLSTFKPPAYEDVVHRPGTPPPPYTVAPGRPLTASSEQTCCSSSSSCPAHFEGTNVEGVSSLQSAPPHQEGEPGAGVSPAPTPPSCRYRRLTGDSGIELCPCPASGEGEPVKQVRVSATLPDLEDYSPCALPPDSVPQVSPMGLSSSEGDIP
- the WBP1 gene encoding WW domain-binding protein 1 isoform X3; amino-acid sequence: MARASSGNGSEEAWGALRAPQQQLRELCPGVNNQPYLCESGHCCGETGCCTYYYELWWFWLLWTVLILFSCCCAFRHRRAKLRLQQQQRQREINLLAYHGACHGAGPFPTGSLLDLRLLSTFKPPAYEDVVHRPGTPPPPYTVAPGRPLTASSEQTCCSSSSSCPAHFEGTNVEGVSSLQSAPPHQEGEPGAGVSPAPTPPSCRYRRLTGDSGIELCPCPASGEGEPVKQVRVSATLPDLEDYSPCALPPDSVPQVSPMGLSSSEGDIP
- the INO80B gene encoding INO80 complex subunit B isoform X2, which encodes MSKLWRRGSTSGAMEAPEPGEALELGLAGAHGHGVHKKKHKKHKKKHKKKHHQEEDAGPTQPSPAKPQLKLKIKLGGQVLGTKSVPTFTVIPEGPRSPSPLMVVDNEEEPMEGVPLEQYRAWLDEDSNLSPSPLRDLSGGLGGQEEEEEQRWLDALEKGELDDNGDLKKEINERLLTARQRALLQKARSQPSAMLPLPVAEGCPPPALTEEMLLKREERARKRRLQAARRAEEHKNQTIERLTKTAATSGRGGRGAARGERRGGRAAASAPMVRYCSGAQGSTLSFPPGVPAPTAVSQRPSPSGPPPRCSVPGCPHPRRYACSRTGQALCSLQCYRINLQMRLGGPEGPGSPLLAT
- the INO80B gene encoding INO80 complex subunit B isoform X1; protein product: MVTASTAGRLGSSRGLGYSGLPLPPSGRTLLTGFPSTGEALELGLAGAHGHGVHKKKHKKHKKKHKKKHHQEEDAGPTQPSPAKPQLKLKIKLGGQVLGTKSVPTFTVIPEGPRSPSPLMVVDNEEEPMEGVPLEQYRAWLDEDSNLSPSPLRDLSGGLGGQEEEEEQRWLDALEKGELDDNGDLKKEINERLLTARQRALLQKARSQPSAMLPLPVAEGCPPPALTEEMLLKREERARKRRLQAARRAEEHKNQTIERLTKTAATSGRGGRGAARGERRGGRAAASAPMVRYCSGAQGSTLSFPPGVPAPTAVSQRPSPSGPPPRCSVPGCPHPRRYACSRTGQALCSLQCYRINLQMRLGGPEGPGSPLLAT